A window of Terriglobus sp. RCC_193 contains these coding sequences:
- a CDS encoding sigma-54-dependent transcriptional regulator, giving the protein MDTASNSSPHAASLATQQRPCRLLLADDQPHILDALELLLEPEGYVLERAGTPALLMSALSSEDFDGILMDLNYTRDTTSGEEGLALIERIRGHHAHLPIIVMTAWGNIDLAVKAMHSGASDFIQKPWDNTRLLTVLRTQLELYRMQRSAALLEAENKMLHAEGAPVMIATAPSMQRVMELISRVGPSDANVLITGEHGSGKEVVAQTLHRISLRSQRTMVAVNTGALSEGTFESELFGHVKGAFTDARAERVGRFELAHSSTLFLDEIANVPLRQQAKLLRVLETGEFERLGSSRTQRADVRVLSATNADLRAAAAAGTFRPDLLFRLNTVEIALPPMRERREDIPLLAAHFLSRYAAQYRRPVHGFEPAALERMLHYAWPGNVRELDHTVERAVLMARAEYISLSDLALQSDGPATTNSLDEMDLEAVEAHLVRKALNRYQGNVSAAAEALGLSRGALYRRMEKYGL; this is encoded by the coding sequence TTGGACACTGCATCAAACTCGTCGCCTCACGCTGCTTCCCTGGCAACGCAGCAGCGCCCCTGCCGTCTGTTGCTGGCGGATGATCAGCCACACATTCTGGATGCGCTGGAACTTCTTCTGGAACCGGAAGGATATGTGCTGGAGCGCGCAGGCACACCTGCGCTGCTGATGTCCGCACTGTCCAGCGAAGACTTTGACGGCATCCTGATGGACCTGAACTACACCCGCGACACGACCAGCGGCGAAGAGGGTCTTGCACTCATCGAACGCATTCGCGGGCACCACGCGCACCTCCCGATCATTGTGATGACGGCGTGGGGAAACATCGACCTTGCGGTAAAGGCGATGCACAGTGGCGCGAGCGATTTCATTCAAAAGCCATGGGACAACACGCGCCTACTCACCGTGCTGCGTACACAGCTTGAGCTGTACCGCATGCAGCGTTCTGCGGCACTGCTGGAAGCAGAGAACAAGATGCTCCATGCAGAAGGCGCGCCGGTTATGATCGCGACCGCGCCTTCCATGCAGCGCGTGATGGAACTGATCTCGCGCGTTGGCCCATCGGATGCCAACGTTCTCATCACCGGCGAACATGGCAGCGGCAAAGAAGTCGTGGCACAAACACTGCATCGCATCTCGCTCCGTTCGCAGCGCACCATGGTCGCCGTCAATACTGGCGCACTCTCAGAAGGCACCTTCGAAAGCGAACTCTTTGGCCACGTCAAAGGCGCATTCACTGACGCTCGTGCAGAGCGCGTTGGCCGATTCGAACTCGCGCACAGCTCCACACTCTTTCTGGATGAGATCGCGAACGTCCCACTGCGTCAGCAGGCCAAGCTGCTACGCGTACTCGAAACAGGAGAATTTGAACGTCTCGGTTCTTCACGTACACAAAGAGCCGACGTCCGCGTGCTATCCGCCACCAATGCTGACCTTCGTGCCGCTGCAGCCGCAGGCACCTTCCGCCCCGATCTTCTCTTTCGTTTGAATACCGTGGAGATCGCTCTGCCGCCCATGCGTGAGCGCCGCGAAGATATTCCTTTGCTGGCAGCGCATTTTCTTTCGCGCTATGCCGCACAGTATCGGCGTCCCGTGCATGGCTTTGAACCCGCCGCACTGGAGCGTATGTTGCACTACGCGTGGCCCGGTAACGTGCGCGAACTGGATCACACGGTGGAGCGTGCCGTCCTGATGGCACGTGCTGAATACATCTCGCTCTCAGACCTTGCGCTTCAGTCGGATGGTCCCGCAACAACGAACTCTTTGGATGAGATGGATCTGGAGGCAGTGGAAGCGCACCTGGTACGCAAGGCGCTTAACCGTTATCAGGGCAACGTGAGTGCTGCGGCGGAGGCTTTGGGACTAAGTCGTGGCGCTTTGTATCGCCGCATGGAAAAATATGGCCTTTAG
- a CDS encoding TolC family protein, translating into MASAKHDRYRELLHTTCIGALTLAFSAVHLHAQGAAAPLPQNPAPTTTQLKGTAAVLPPPLPDTVPHSWNPFRAYMPSSVAPASIANSPRLETLTRDGKIELHLRDAIELALENNLDLAIARYNLPIAEADVMRTRAGGSTRGVNTGIVSNTPSGGSAGSGNSGGGGAGGTSAGAGGAGAGASGLVQSTLGTGTTVSSYDPMFAGDFNVHHFAEPLSNLLLNGVPILQSNTVAGDMSVTQAFATGTSVKVSFSGDRVATNSKGNFLNPQLDSYFRVLVQQQLLAGFGLGPNLRYLRIAKNNQKISDAAFRLQIIATVSQIENMYWDLVSAWQDERVKQESLDFAQKTLETGRQQLALQAIPAMDVLKDEAEVAKREQDLSIAKSTLEFQSLLLKNALTRNLDDPTLEAMPVVPMDVSRPLQPMPSGDELVTRALASRLEMEEQQLDLSNRQISRKAANNALLPTVALTGYWAGTGLAGVNNPLAGVTSAVPSDYGGALRNAFNGSAPDYYVGVNVNIPIRNRVNKSDQYRSELEYRQAELLLQQLKKQIRIEVRNAEYALRQAEARVVSADKARDLARRTFDIMQQEQSFGAGSAVQTLAARNDLTTAESAYFAAVDAREKARVELERAGGMTLENNGISIESAKQGQAQLTATAAPQTQTP; encoded by the coding sequence ATGGCATCTGCAAAACACGACCGATACCGCGAACTTCTCCACACAACATGCATAGGAGCGCTGACGCTCGCGTTCTCTGCTGTGCACCTGCATGCGCAGGGAGCTGCTGCTCCGCTGCCACAGAATCCTGCGCCCACGACGACGCAATTAAAAGGCACTGCAGCCGTGTTGCCGCCGCCGCTGCCCGACACCGTGCCGCATTCGTGGAATCCCTTCCGCGCCTATATGCCAAGCTCCGTGGCACCGGCCAGCATCGCCAATTCGCCACGCCTGGAAACGCTCACGCGCGATGGCAAGATTGAACTGCATCTTCGCGATGCGATCGAACTCGCACTGGAAAATAACCTTGATCTCGCCATTGCGCGCTACAACCTTCCCATTGCGGAAGCAGACGTGATGCGTACGCGCGCTGGCGGATCAACCCGCGGCGTGAATACGGGCATCGTCTCAAACACACCCAGCGGCGGCTCCGCAGGTTCCGGCAACTCTGGCGGTGGCGGCGCAGGTGGCACCAGTGCCGGCGCGGGTGGTGCGGGTGCTGGCGCATCCGGTCTCGTGCAATCCACACTCGGTACGGGTACTACTGTGTCTTCGTATGACCCTATGTTTGCAGGAGATTTCAATGTGCATCACTTTGCCGAGCCGCTCTCTAACCTGTTGCTCAACGGCGTACCCATCCTGCAATCCAATACCGTTGCGGGCGACATGAGCGTAACACAGGCCTTTGCTACCGGAACCAGCGTGAAGGTCAGTTTCTCCGGTGACCGCGTGGCTACGAACAGTAAGGGAAACTTCCTGAATCCGCAGCTCGACAGCTACTTCCGCGTGCTTGTGCAACAACAATTGCTCGCAGGTTTTGGCCTTGGCCCCAACCTTCGTTATCTGCGCATCGCAAAGAACAACCAGAAGATTTCTGATGCGGCGTTCCGCCTGCAAATCATTGCCACGGTTTCCCAGATTGAAAACATGTACTGGGATCTTGTCAGCGCATGGCAGGATGAACGCGTGAAACAGGAATCGCTTGACTTCGCGCAGAAGACTCTTGAAACCGGGCGTCAGCAGCTTGCGCTGCAGGCCATTCCCGCCATGGATGTCCTCAAGGACGAGGCGGAAGTCGCCAAGCGCGAGCAAGACCTCAGCATTGCAAAATCCACGCTGGAGTTTCAGTCGCTGTTGCTGAAGAACGCATTGACACGCAACCTGGACGATCCCACGCTGGAAGCCATGCCCGTGGTTCCCATGGATGTGTCGCGTCCTCTGCAACCGATGCCCAGCGGCGATGAGCTTGTTACACGCGCATTGGCCTCGCGGTTGGAAATGGAAGAGCAGCAATTGGATCTGTCGAACCGCCAGATCAGCCGCAAAGCAGCCAACAACGCTCTGCTTCCCACCGTTGCACTCACCGGGTACTGGGCGGGTACAGGTCTTGCCGGCGTAAACAACCCGCTTGCCGGTGTCACGTCTGCTGTTCCGTCGGACTATGGCGGAGCGCTCCGCAACGCTTTCAACGGAAGCGCACCGGATTACTACGTGGGCGTCAATGTAAATATTCCTATCCGCAACCGCGTAAACAAGAGCGATCAGTATCGTTCAGAGCTGGAATACCGCCAGGCTGAACTTCTGCTGCAGCAGTTGAAGAAGCAGATTCGTATCGAAGTCCGTAATGCGGAATACGCCCTGCGACAGGCCGAAGCACGCGTTGTCTCCGCGGATAAAGCACGTGATCTGGCGCGCCGCACCTTTGACATCATGCAGCAGGAACAAAGCTTTGGTGCGGGCAGCGCTGTGCAAACTCTCGCAGCCCGCAATGATCTTACGACCGCCGAGTCCGCCTACTTCGCTGCCGTGGATGCACGCGAAAAAGCTCGCGTCGAACTGGAACGTGCCGGCGGAATGACATTGGAAAACAACGGTATCTCGATAGAATCGGCTAAGCAGGGACAAGCGCAGCTAACCGCCACGGCGGCTCCGCAAACCCAAACCCCCTAG
- a CDS encoding PAS domain-containing sensor histidine kinase, which yields MKEEERSEVFLDSAPWKPGQNGAASSRSVSYELRMRLWLAAIGTLLLVLCGTLLHTWGVDSFTIFICLLTLAILWLFLAERALHRIVTPLQTLTNVIAAIRSEDFSFRVRGARRGDAAGDLAMEINRLSESLQAQKRDATEARALVDRVLSTMDAPVLAFAEDGALAMVNRAARTALGLQLTDMGCSAEELQVESLLELEDSTLMPQPPRGLAGRWMLRRSAFRLQGRRHWLVMLTEIGSALREEERQAWQRLIRVLGHEINNSLAPIKSIAGTLQLRLAPETDAESNPSRDAQLRKGLGIIESRADSLNRFLQGYRKLSALPALQRQPVAVLAFMQQVTALDHGVPVTITESEDRVALIDPVLMEQAMINLLKNAAEATLERSAQEGSAARPIEVMWRVAGDDLVIEIRDYGLGVLNESNLFVPFYTTKPEGSGIGLLLTQHVVEAHSGTVQLANHPSGQGCVVSITIPA from the coding sequence ATGAAGGAAGAAGAGCGTTCCGAAGTTTTTCTGGACTCCGCGCCCTGGAAACCCGGACAGAACGGCGCAGCCTCCTCACGCAGCGTGAGCTACGAATTGCGCATGCGCCTGTGGCTGGCCGCCATTGGAACGCTGCTTCTGGTGCTGTGTGGCACGTTGCTCCACACATGGGGCGTTGATAGCTTCACCATCTTCATCTGCCTTCTCACTCTCGCCATCCTCTGGCTCTTCCTTGCAGAACGCGCGCTTCACCGCATCGTCACACCACTGCAAACACTCACCAATGTCATTGCGGCCATTCGCAGCGAGGACTTTTCATTTCGTGTGCGTGGTGCGCGTCGTGGGGATGCGGCAGGCGATCTCGCCATGGAAATCAATCGACTCTCTGAGTCGTTGCAGGCGCAGAAACGTGACGCGACCGAAGCAAGAGCATTGGTGGATCGTGTCCTCTCCACCATGGATGCGCCGGTGCTCGCGTTTGCAGAAGACGGTGCATTGGCCATGGTCAATCGCGCGGCACGCACCGCGTTGGGATTGCAGCTCACGGATATGGGCTGCTCCGCGGAGGAGCTTCAAGTCGAATCGCTCCTCGAATTGGAAGACAGCACACTTATGCCGCAACCGCCTCGCGGCCTTGCCGGAAGATGGATGCTGCGGCGCAGCGCTTTCCGCCTGCAGGGACGCAGGCATTGGCTCGTGATGCTGACAGAGATCGGCTCAGCACTCCGCGAAGAAGAACGCCAGGCATGGCAACGTCTCATTCGAGTTCTGGGGCACGAGATTAATAATTCGCTTGCCCCGATCAAGTCCATTGCCGGAACGCTGCAACTGCGTCTCGCCCCTGAAACAGACGCTGAAAGCAATCCATCGCGCGATGCCCAGTTGCGCAAGGGGCTGGGGATCATCGAGTCGCGTGCCGACTCGTTGAATCGATTCCTTCAGGGCTATCGCAAACTCTCCGCGCTACCCGCTTTGCAACGTCAACCCGTTGCAGTCCTTGCATTCATGCAGCAGGTCACGGCTCTGGATCATGGCGTTCCAGTGACCATCACCGAATCTGAAGATCGTGTTGCTTTGATTGACCCGGTGCTGATGGAACAGGCAATGATTAACCTGCTCAAGAATGCAGCAGAAGCCACACTGGAGCGTTCTGCGCAGGAAGGCAGCGCCGCTCGCCCAATTGAAGTCATGTGGCGAGTCGCTGGCGATGACCTTGTCATTGAAATCCGCGACTACGGCCTGGGCGTGCTCAATGAATCGAACCTGTTTGTGCCCTTCTACACCACCAAGCCGGAAGGAAGCGGCATTGGCCTGCTGCTGACGCAGCACGTAGTGGAGGCCCACAGCGGCACCGTGCAGCTTGCAAACCACCCCTCTGGACAAGGCTGTGTCGTCAGCATCACCATTCCGGCGTGA